In one Arachis duranensis cultivar V14167 chromosome 9, aradu.V14167.gnm2.J7QH, whole genome shotgun sequence genomic region, the following are encoded:
- the LOC107465252 gene encoding importin subunit alpha-2 produces the protein MSYRPTGNSRTDVRRSRYKVAVDAEEGRRRREDTMVEIRKNRREESLQKKRREGLQAQQIPASAQSTVLEKKLEHLPTMVAGVYSDDNSLQLEATTQFRKLLSIERCPPIEEVIQAGVVSRFVEFLSRDDFPQLQFEAAWALTNIASGTSENTKVVIDHGAVPIFVRLLASPSDDVREQAVWALGNVAGDSPRCRDLVLSHGALLPLLAQLNEHAKLSMLTNATWTLSNFCRGKPQPPFDQVKPALPALASLIHSNDEEVLTDACWALSYLSDGTNDKIQAVIEAGVCPRLVELLMHPSPSVLIPALRTVGNIVTGDDMQTQVIINHQALPCLLNLLSNNYKKSIKKEACWTISNITAGNKQQIQAVIESNIIGHLVSLLQNAEFDIKKEAAWAISNATSGGSHEQIKYLVSQGCIKPLCDLLICPDPRIVTVCLEGLENILKVGEADKNMGTIGDVNLYAQMIDDAEGLEKIENLQSHDNTEIYEKAVKILETYWLEEDDETMPPGDGSQPGFNFGGSDGPAVPPGGFNF, from the exons ATGTCGTATCGCCCAACCGGAAATTCAAGGACCGATGTCCGCCGGAGCCGCTATAAGGTGGCCGTCGACGCCGAGGAGGGTCGCCGGCGTCGAGAAGACACCATGGTGGAGATCAGGAAGAACCGAAGGGAAGAGAGCTTGCAGAAGAAGCGGCGCGAGGGTCTCCAAGCACAGCAGATTCCCGCTTCCGCACAATCCACTGTGCTAGAGAAGAAG TTAGAACACCTACCTACGATGGTTGCAGGTGTTTATTCTGATGATAATAGCCTGCAGCTGGAAGCAACTACTCAGTTCCGGAAGTTGCTTTCGATCG AGCGTTGTCCGCCGATTGAGGAGGTTATACAGGCTGGTGTGGTTTCTCGGTTTGTTGAATTTCTTTCGAGGGATGACTTTCCGCAGTTGCAG TTTGAGGCAGCCTGGGCTTTGACAAATATAGCTTCTGGAACATCTGAAAACACCAAAGTGGTCATTGATCATGGAGCTGTCCCTATTTTTGTAAGGCTCCTTGCTTCTCCCAGTGATGATGTCCGTGAACAG GCAGTGTGGGCCTTAGGAAATGTTGCTGGGGATTCTCCTAGATGCCGTGATCTTGTACTTAGTCATGGTGCACTGCTTCCTCTGTTGGCACAATTGAATGAACATGCCAAACTTTCCATGCTTACGAATGCTACCTGGACACTTTCAAACTTCTGCAGGGGCAAGCCACAGCCTCCTTTTGATCAG GTGAAACCTGCTCTTCCTGCCCTTGCTAGTCTTATCCATTCAAATGATGAAGAAGTCTTGACAGATGCTTGTTGGGCACTTTCATATCTTTCTGATGGTACAAATGACAAAATTCAAGCTGTGATTGAAGCTGGTGTCTGTCCCCGGCTAGTTGAGCTTTTAAT GCACCCATCCCCTTCAGTTCTAATTCCTGCTCTTCGTACAGTTGGAAATATTGTCACTGGAGATGATATGCAAACTCAG GTTATCATCAACCATCAAGCTCTTCCTTGCCTTCTTAATCTGttgtctaataattataaaaaaagcaTCAAGAAGGAAGCTTGTTGGACCATATCAAACATCACAGCTGGTAATAAACAGCAGATTCAG GCTGTAATTGAGTCTAATATAATTGGTCATTTGGTCAGCCTGCTTCAAAATGCTGAGTTTGACATCAAGAAAGAGGCTGCTTGGGCTATATCAAATGCTACATCTGGTGGATCTCATGAACAAATCAA GTACTTGGTAAGCCAAGGGTGTATCAAGCCCTTGTGCGATCTTCTCATCTGTCCCGATCCTAGAATTGTGACAGTTTGTCTGGAAGGACTGGAAAACATCTTGAAGGTGGGAGAAGCTGATAAAAATATGGGCACTATTGGTGATGTGAATCTATATGCCCAAATGATTGACGATGCGGAGGGTTTGGAGAAAATTGAGAACCTTCAGAGTCATGATAACACAGAGATTTATGAAAAGGCAGTGAAGATTCTTGAAACATACTGGTTGGAGGAAGATGACGAGACTATGCCTCCAGGGGATGGTTCACAACCAGGGTTTAACTTTGGTGGCTCTGATGGTCCTGCTGTGCCACCCGGTGGATTCAACTTTTAA